A window of Theropithecus gelada isolate Dixy chromosome 8, Tgel_1.0, whole genome shotgun sequence genomic DNA:
ACAGGATTTCAGCCATGGCAAAAAGCGCTTGGAGAGAGCCTGACCTGCTTGTTTGCAGAGTAAAGCCTAAGGAAGCACCTTTTGAACACAGTGTTTTTGTACATGGAGTATCACATGTCAAGGCTTCCACGACAGGAATGTCTACCCAGAAGGCCCACTCCAGTGCCATGTGTGGTCCAGTTTGAAAGACATTGTGTACATGAGAGAGGCTTCCGGTTCAGAGCAAACCTTTACCAACACTGGAAACTACATAGTGGGGAGAAGCCCTTAATAAGAAAAGAGCGCAGGGACTGAGTTTTGAAGAACTGCAGAGTCCACCTGTCACAAAAGCCCTTCAGATATAGGAAGGGTAAGGAGGATTTTCTGACCAGCTCAGGTCTTCTCAAGCATCAGGTCACTCACAGTGGGGAAGGGGTGCAATACAGGAGCACCAGCTGGCAGGAGGCCTTTTACATTGGACAAAGGTACTACAGAAGTATTGAGTATCGGAAAGCCTTTAAtcacaataaatacttgttaagcACCAGAGAATATATATGGAATAAAATCCTTATGAAAACAGCAAATGTAGAAAAGTACTTAATCATAAATACAACTTTATCATACAGGTgagagttcacactggagaaacCTCTTATACACAAAACAACTGTGGGAATTTCCTTAGCCAGGGCTTCAACTCCACTCAACACAAAACCTTTTGAACACAATGTTTTTGTACATGGAGTATCACATGTCAAGGCTTCCACGACAGGAATGTCTACCCAGAAGGCCCACTCCAGTGCAATGTGTGGTCCAGTTTGAAAGATATTGTGTACACGAGAGAGGCTTCTGGTTCAGAGCAAACCTTTACCAACACTGGAAACTACATAGCAGGGAGGAGCCCTTAATAAGAAAAGAGCCCAGGGACTGAGAGAGGACTAGAGAAAGGCCTTTTAAGCGTAGCAAATGGGAGACATCAGTTATCTGCAAACCCACACCTACTAAGCACTGGAGAGTTCACATTGAAGAATTCGAAAGGGCATTAAGAATGCAGCAAATTTGGAATTTTAAGATCAAACTATCCATAATGAAGAAAAGCTTAATTAATGAAGTGAATGTGGGGAATTCTCTAACCATATCTCTAAGCCTCCTTCAACACTAGAGAATGCAGCAAGGTCTTATGAGTAAAGCAGATGTTGGAAATGGTTTAGTAAAAAGTCTAACCTCATCTGACACCAAAAAGTTTACTACAGAGAAAAGCCTTACGTGGGAAAAGCTTCAACCAAATGTCTGCTGTGATTCAGCAGCAGAAAATTCACAATCCAGATAggcattataaataaaatgaatttggggAAAGCCTTCAGTCAAAGACTTAACTTTATTTGGAACCAGAaagttcacactggagaaagactTCAGAAATGCaaggaatgaaataaaacctGACACACACCAGAGAGACACTCTGCAAGTAGCCTTTACGACTGAATCTCATTCATCCAAATATGCACACTAGGGAGATTCCTATGATATACTGAACACTTTCTGGAGCTAAGTTGCATGTCCTCACCTGTCTGAGGACTTTACCAGAGTTATGTAGCCACTACTACCTGTGACAAACTCAATTTCAATTCTACCAGCTGGCAGGTGTCCATGGTATGCAGCAGATTTCTGTGACGTCTCTCCAATTCCTGTAAGAAATTTTGAGTAGCCTAAGTCCATTAGGGGTTCCAGTTTCTGGAACGATTGTTTTACTGATAGATAAGAcccatttgttttaatttcttcttagTCATCCCATTGGTGAGGGAGAAATTCTAACTCTAGGGTTATGGAGATGGCTGGACCCTGGACAGATGAGATTGGTAGCAATTTATTAGTCACATATACTCACAGCTTGAGGGAGGACATTGCACAGGGTCACACAGGTTTGCATTTGAGAACAAAGCGAACAATCAGGGAGATAGGCTTTGTAGTTGTGACTCCTTGTTTGCTGTGGGAGAACGGGATTGGCTTCTTTGAATAATTCCATGGGCTCGCAGCAACAGCAACATAAACCTGCTTGTCAGAAACAAGCAGGCACTGTGCCTAGTCCCCTTAATAGAAATGGTTAATAGGCTAGGACACTTATCTGTGGGAGGGGAGTGGGAAGGAAAAATACTCATTAGGCCACCAGATTTCCTCTTGATTTCACCAGATTTCAAGGCATTGCATAATAATAGGCcttaatggctcacgcctgtaatcccaacattttgggaggcctatgcaggtggatcttttgaggtcaggagttcaagaccagcctggtcaacatggtgaaaccctgtctctactaaaaaatacaaaaattaggcagggcgcgatggctcccacctataatcccagcactttgggaggtcgaggcggatggatcacctgaggtcaagagtttgagaccagcctggccaacatggtgaaaccccatctctaataaaaatttaaaaattagccaggtataatggtgcctgtctgtaatcccagctactcaggaggctgaggcaggagcatcgcttgaatcagcaggcggaggttgcagtgagctgaaatcatgccactgcactccagcctgggtgatagagcaagatactgtctccaaaaaaagtaataataataggccTTAATGCCTTAATTTTAAGTCttatatcaccatcatcattagcTAACAGGATCTGAACTTGATTCTGCCTGCAGCCTGAAGGGAAGCTTTATCTTCTTCATGGACATTGTCAGTCTCAGTGATGTTTATTGACGGATTTTTCAAGTTTACATGTCATCCAACCCAAGAACAACCTGTTCCACATTGTTTTGGTTTCTGTGAtcataacttattttaaaaaataattaatagactATTTTAGGGAAGTGTTAACATGAAATTGAAGAGATAGTACAGACAATATAAAAACTGAGCATATACCACTTCTCTACTCTGCAAATtaccctattattaacatcttgcgtTAGTGTAGCAcgtttgttacaactgatgaaccaatattgatcaTTATAATTAAGTGAAGCCCATAacttacattagggttcattctttgTGTTGTTGTACAGTTCTGAGCTTTGACACTGCATAATGTCATCCATCCATCATTACAGTATCTATCACGCAGAATACTTTCACTACCCTAAAAATGCCTGCACTGCATCTATTGACCTCTTTCCCCTCCTGCTGAAGTCTGGGAAACCACTGATATTTTTAACCATctctagttttgtcttttccagactgccatatagttggaattatacaTATATAGCATTTGAGATTGGCTTCTTCATAAGTACTTAtgattcctccatgtctttttgcagcttaatagctcatttattttcattgctaagtaatattccatcatataagTATGTACACTAGTTTGTTTATCCATCACTTTTTGAGGAACATcttgtttgtttctggtttttggcaattataaataaagctgctataaacaaacaaattgtACTAGaacaatgaatgaaaacaatACATAATCACtgctttatttgcatttattttacatGCAAGGGAGGGTAAAGAGTTTTGCAAGTTATGTAGTCATTACGTTTTCTTTTGTCAACTGCCCATAGCTGCTTttggactttttttaaaaattacatcagcAGCTAGTTGTTATTCAGTGCTTACAATGTAAAAGGGACAATGTATACATCCTTTAAACCAGTATCTactttatgatttaattttattatctaagacattttacaaagaagaaatgataaCAAGTACAGCTTACACAATTTCTCCTGTCACACAAGTACAGCTTACACAATTTCTCCTGTCACACATCAAGTACCAAAAACCAATTAAACTGATTTCAAAAATCTATGCACCTAACCACTCTTTTGTATCTTCTCTATTGACCTATTCCTCTATCAATATGTAATTATTACATTAACCTCATCTATGTCCTGACATCACCTCCTATCTAGTGAATTGGACGTTTTAATAATTGCCTAAAACTCAGCATTATTCCCTTCACCTAAAACTTTTTCACCTCAAATCCTCTCCATTTTAGTAAATGACATCACCATCCACCAGTCCTAAAGTTAACAAAAAAGCTGCAATCTTTATGCTGTCTTTCACTTTCTAGATTACTCTCATCAGCAAGTCTTACTAATACTACCTTCGAACGATCTTCCAATGCaatcatttctgatttttctgattatttctacTTCTCATATTCAGGTCCAGGCCATCATCATTCCCTTGCCTGACCAACTACAAGTGTcctgttttcatattttcatttttgaggtATCATATAAAATGTGAAGTGTAtagacatataaaatatgtatgtatcaagcatcaagaaaaagaaaattgcatttcTAAAGTTTCCCCATGTTACTTCCCAAACAATATcctaaaaagggaaaacaaaataaacaatatcctttcttccttccacagAGATACCTACTATTCAAACTGTAATCACCACAGATAAGTTTTTACTGCTTTTGAAGTTGAGATCTGAATCAGCCTGTACTCATTTCTATCTACATTAACAATCAACATGTTAGGATTAATCCACAGTCTCATAGAGCAATTGTGCCTTATTTTATATTATGCTTTATCCAATTGTGTGATTACAGcacaatttatcaattttagcATATTGTAAAGTCAGATCATTTCCAGGCTTTGGCTATTAAGAAGGAGCCACTAACATTATTACAcggttctttctttgtttttttttttagcttactGTTTGGTAGAAAAACAAGCTCTTTAACACTTTGAATAACCATCTCACAAATTGCCCTGCTGCTCCTAGATTACAAAGAGTCACAGTCAATTATCTTTGACACTTAGCCCTTGAATCTGACACTCAAGTCACAATAATAGAAACCGGAGCTTCTGTACCTGACATTCTGGAAGGTACCTCCACAAAAGCACGTTAAGGACTGTTTAACacttctattatttaaaaagatctaCCTTTCCTTCCATTGCCTAcggaaaataataaaaggagaatCTCAGAGATCTGCTATTGAGTTTGAGAAGGCCAAGTTTAATGATTCCAAAATGTAGCCTTAAAAACTTCCGTAGAGACTCAGGTAAATgacctccccctcctctcctctcccactgGCCTCTTCAAGTACAGATGATGCATGTATTTCTGAAACCCAGGTAGGACTAGTCAAACAGTCTCACCAGTGCATTGTTATGCTTCTCTAAAGGGCTTCTGGTGAAAGAAgcagttttaatttattttagtttttgccaATCTTCAGTccttagaaaagtattttttgttaaaaaaaaaagggggggggggaggaATAACTATTCTAAGGTATTTAACAAGAAAAGGGAAACAGTTTCACGCTCTCTAAGCCCACAGTTTAGCTGAAACAACTTTACAGAACTATCTTCACATAAAACAGCACCTTACCCCTGGCAGCCGGATGGATGGGATCTACAAACATCGAACATCTCTTAAAATGCGCTCATAGGAACGATAATACGATACTCTTTACTTCTTTAAGTCAAATCCACGTTCCTCCGGGCTGCACCCTGAAGAATTAACCGTAGGAGAAACAATAAAGGTCCTCCCGTACAGCCATGAGCAGCCCTGGTGCTCCTCGGAAACCCCCGAGGCGAGAAGAGAAGGCCACACTGGGAATGTCATCCTCCGAGGCGGAGTATGGGGAGGGTATGGTTGTGAGCAAGTGGCCATGACGGAGGCTCCAGATTCTCGTGTAGCAGTCCTGGCCCACGGCCGCCACGACTCCTTCTTCCTCGTTCACATGCAGGGGCAGGTAGGCGGAGTTATTCACATGACCTTCGTACTGTGTTACACATTTAGTGGCCCTCAAGTCCCACAGCTTGATAGTTCCAGTCATGTCTGATGCCACCAGGCATTGCCCTTCTTGGAGGATTTGCAGAGAGGTCACTGCTGAATCATGGGATAGGCAAATGGCCTTCCACCCCCTGCCTTGATTTCCACAGCGCAGATCAATGCCAAAGACCTCCCCAGAGCGACAGCCATTAAACAGCAAAGGAGTCATGATTGCAAACTGCTGGGCCAAAACATCACTGCTAGTACCAAATGACTGCTGATGTCCCGTCACCACGTTCGTCAACAGGACCTGCTGAGACAAGCCTGTACTGAAGCAGTGATATGCGTGGATGTTCAGGGACCAGGCACAGGACCAGGCATCAGGGATCTGGAAACTGCAGAGCATGCCTGGCCGACGTATTCCTGGGTAGCTACCTATGAACAGCGACGCTGGGAGCAGCACCGCACAACTGGGAGTATCTGCGAGTCCCACGAAGCACAGCAGAAGGTGGGAATCCAAGTGATTCAGTGAAGCCCAGCACACAGAATTCACCTTCCGATTAGGGACGTAGAGGCTTTTGTGCGGGTATACCCGGAGTTCAGGGGTCGTCAGGCCTCGCATGGTGATGATGCCGTACTTGGAGCCTCCAGCTTCGACTTGGTTCACTGTGAAGAGCTGGTCAGTGTTGGTATTCGCCAGTATGCGGTTAAATCGGTCGCTTGCCAAAGACGAGGGATCCCAGCTATGAATCTGGACCTTTTTCCTCTGCATGCAGCTTACACGCAGCTCGCGAGCTAAACGGCAATAGTTGGCGAATCTGAGGAAACCTAGCTGGTTCTTTCGTAGCATGGAAGGTGCATTGAGTCCCACTCTGGCTATCTTTTTCTGCTTGTCCGCTTCCTCGAGCAGTCGCggtcttttgttctccatttcgTTCGATGGACGTTCTCCTGCCTGAGGGGAAGTTCTGTCCAGGGAGTAAGAGGAAGTACCGCTTCTTTACCAGCACGACCTGGCACGGAAGAACTTTCCGCTGCATATGCGCCTGCGCGTATGAGATCGACCCGGACGAGATCCTTCGTCGCCTTGGCCAAAATCCCGAATGCTCTGAGGTGCCCTGACGTAACTCTCGTTAGAATCGCGTGATCTGAAACAAGGGTTCCGTTGCTTCTCTCAAGTTTTCTCCTACTCTGACAgctgcttttattcttttctattcctgTTTAGAGAGTCTTTTCCGGCCCCTCTTACACATGTTATAATAGCTGCATGCATACATTTCTCTTATTTACTAATAAGTGAaattcggccaggcgcggtgtaattccagcactttgggaggccaaggcgggcctattacgaggtcaggagttcgagagcagcctggccaatatggtgaaaccccgtctctactaaaaatacaaaaatcagctgggcatagtggtggacgcctgtagtcccagctattccggaggctaaggcagaagaattgcttgaacgcgggagtggaaggttgcagtgagccaagacagcgccactatactacagcctgagcaacaaagagagacttcctatcaaaaagaaaaagaaaaagtgaaattgaAGGGTTATTAGGTAAACATATATTTAGCTTAAGTAGATATTGACAAACCGATTACAGTCttgtcaaaaatatatatacatccttgccaattcttgtttttgttggtcagtttacattttacaaatagggGTAGGAGTACATTAGATCATGCGATTTTGATGTGCTCTTCCCACTGGAGTATGGTTTGAAaagtttttcatatgcttattggttATTTGGTTATCCTCTTCTTTCAGCTTTCTGTTCAAGTATTGCATTCtgtaattttcatatatttggaatttttcaaGTTACCTTTCTGTCGTTCATAATTAGCTTAAATCAACTATGGTCAGAAAACATACATAAGTTAAAACCTTTGGAATTTCTTAAggctttatttatatttccatgtTCACTTGAAAAGAATGCATAGTCTTCAGTTATTTGGTGTAGAAAAACAAAGTCATagatatgaatagacatataAATATAGGCAGATATATAAACAGGGAAAGGGATATAGTTGGTTAatgcatttttcaaattttttgtagttatgcatattttgtttctcttttctatcaGTTTCTCCATAAGACATTTCAAAGTCTAGTTAAGATTGAGGGGTTatgtatttcttctatttaatttGTCAAAgtttttgctttgtatattttaagtTGATATTAGGTACACACAAATTTACGattgtttttgtcttccttttgaatgattgccattattattataatttttttttaacttttatttatttagttagttagttcgttatttaagatggagtctcgctctgtcgcccaggctggagtgcagtggcgtgatcttgactcaatgcaagctccacctcccaggttcacgccattctcttgcctcagcctcccgagtagctgagactacacgcACCTGCCAccagcctggttaattttttgtattttcagtagggacagagtttcatcgtgttagccaggatggtctcgatatcctaaccttgtgatccaccctccttggcctgccaaagtgttgggattacaggcgtgagccaccgcacccggccaactttcATTTAGTTCAGTTCAGTTTAGTTTAGTTTGGTTTGgtattttgagacggagcctcgctctgtcgctcaggctggagtgcagtggcgtgatctcagctcactgcaagctccgcctccagggttcaggccattctcctgtctcagcctcccgagtagctgggactacaggcgcctgccaccatgcccggctaattttttttgtatttttagtagagatggggtttcaccctgttagccagaatggtctcaatctcctgatctcatgatccacccgcttcggcctcccaaaatgctgggattacaggcttgagccaccacgctggcccaacttttattttgttaaatatgtgTTCTCTGATATTAAAGTATCCTTATCCTTAAACCCTTCttatctaatatttatatatgcaacCAAGATTTCTGGTTGATAGTGTTTGCTGTACCTTTTCTcaccttttactttcaacttaaatttgttcttttatgtaaATGGGTTCATATAAACAATATATTGCTGGTAAGTTTTTATCCAATATAATAACTTTTGCCTTCGAATGCATCTaggcaatttaattttttaaataaccccTTTAAAAATTCTCCAACAGTCTTAGATTTACAGAGAAATTACAAAGATAATATAGAGCCTTCCCACATACTCTGCACCCAGTTTccatattattaacattttacactAGAATGATAAATTCATTACACtaataaaccaatattgatactttattattaactgaagtctatattttattcctatttccttagtttttatccAGTGACCTGTTGCTGTTCGAGGATCCCATCCATGATATAATATCAATCATGTTTCCTTATGCTTCTCTTGGCCATGACCTTTTCTTAGACTTTCCTTACTTTTTATATACATGACAGCTTTGAGGCATATTGGTCACATATCTTATAGATATCTCTCAATAGAGAGTTGTCTGATGTTTTTCCCATACTAATACTGGGGTTTTATGTTTTTGGAGGAAGACAACAGAGGAAAATGCCATTAAGGGTGCAGATGTCTTGTGGACATGACTTATCATCATTGATGTTAACTTTGGTCACCTGAATATGGTAGTGTTTCTTGGGTTTTTCCACTGTATGCTATAAACATCTGTCCCTCTCTTTTCACACTGTACCCCTTGAAAGGAAGGAGCTTTGCACATCTATCACTTCAGGAGTAGGGATTTATGCTTTAGTTTCTTGAGGGCAGAACATACACATCAATTATTAGGAATTATTCTATAAGGGAGATTTTTATAGGTGTGTCTatattaatgtattcatttatttatatagtatGGCCTCTTGAATACTTATTTTATacgtcatttatttatttgctaaaatTATTGCAGCTTTGGCCATTGAGAGCTCTTGTGGCTCCTGTGATTGATTGCCTATAGTTAACTGCATAGTTAACTGTACTCTAAAAGCTTGAGACCACTTGACACCAGAGCCCTTATCTTAGACTTAAATATGTGATTAAAATTATAATCTTTTTCTTACAGCTTTGATTTTGATGTTCTGTGTATTGCATCATTCCAAAAACTAGACTTTGGGTgtggaaatatttgaagaagaaatggatattttTTAATGATAACAATTTATATTAATATCTGAGAACTACCATATACTCTTAGGAGTTGTAGAATCCCCAGGTAGGGTTATCAAGAAGTAGAAGTAAAAGCTTTaaccattaaatatatttttattgtaaattttttattttttttatttcaatagttttgtgggaacaggtggtgtttggttacataaataagttctttagtggtgatttctggaattttggtgcacccatcatctgagcagtgtacactgtccccagtgtgtagtcttttgtcCCTCATCACCTTTGATTTTGATTTACTATATATTTTGTCATTCCAAAAATAGACTTTGGATgtggaaatatttgaagaagaaatggaaatttttaaaaaccaaacagacATACCCACATACCTTTTggaatggccaaaaaaaaaaaaaaaagaagaaaaaaaaagtggtgatAATATAGAGTAACGTAAgttctcatttattgctggtaaggatgtaaaatggtacagccaccttggaaagcagtttggaagtttcttagaaaactaaacatattctcaccatatgatccagcaatcatgctccttcatatttacccaaaggaagtgaaaatttatattcacacaaaaCCATCCACACGGATGTttacagcaactttattcataattgccaaaacttagaagcaaacAAGATGTCCTTCAGAAGATGCAAGGATAAATAACAGTAGTACATCcaggcaatggaatattattcagcactaaaaataaatgagttatgaaaccatgaaaagacatggagaaaagttaaacaaatattaccaagtgaaagaagccagtctgaaaaggctaaaTACTGTAAGATTCCAACTATACAACATTCTGTAAATGGAGAAACTATGGAGGTAGTAAAAAGGTCAGTGATTGCTAGCAATTAGAGGGCATGTAAGAGAAGAGTATTTTTCTTATCTTGCTATAAAGCACaagtataaaatgtttatagGGTATGAGGAGACTAACAATATTTTCTAAAGAATTATGGACAGCAAAGTCATTAACATTTGAACATATCATTGAGGAACATCAGAATccctttataacttttttctacTTAATACTGAAACCA
This region includes:
- the DCAF4L2 gene encoding DDB1- and CUL4-associated factor 4-like protein 2, with the translated sequence MENKRPRLLEEADKQKKIARVGLNAPSMLRKNQLGFLRFANYCRLARELRVSCMQRKKVQIHSWDPSSLASDRFNRILANTNTDQLFTVNQVEAGGSKYGIITMRGLTTPELRVYPHKSLYVPNRKVNSVCWASLNHLDSHLLLCFVGLADTPSCAVLLPASLFIGSYPGIRRPGMLCSFQIPDAWSCAWSLNIHAYHCFSTGLSQQVLLTNVVTGHQQSFGTSSDVLAQQFAIMTPLLFNGCRSGEVFGIDLRCGNQGRGWKAICLSHDSAVTSLQILQEGQCLVASDMTGTIKLWDLRATKCVTQYEGHVNNSAYLPLHVNEEEGVVAAVGQDCYTRIWSLRHGHLLTTIPSPYSASEDDIPSVAFSSRLGGFRGAPGLLMAVREDLYCFSYG